The window CGTATAAATTTCCCTCATTTTGGGTCACCGTGCATTCTACGAAGTTCATCGAGGGCGAGCCTATAAAGCCAGCCACATACTTATTTACGGGATGATCGTACACATTCTGCGGGGTGTCCACCTGTAGGATAAACCCCTCATTCATGACCACGATGCGGTCACCCATGGTCATGGCTTCCAGCTGGTCATGGGTGACATAAATGGCAGTGGTTTGAAGCCTCTGATGGAGGTCCAGCAGTTCGGCTCTCATGGTAATACGCAGCTTGGCATCCAGGTTAGACAGGGGTTCATCAAACAAGAAGACTTTAGGATCCCTTACAATCGCCCGACCCAGGGCGACCCTCTGCCGCTGACCGCCTGATAGTTCATTCGGTTTTCGCTCCATCAGCTCTCCGATTCCTAGAAGATCTGCTGTGCGTTTTATAATTTGATGGATATCTTCCTTGGAAAATTTCCTGAGTTTCAGACAGAAGGCCATATTGCCATACACGTCCATGTGTGGATACAAGGCATAGTTCTGGAAAACCATAGCAATATCTCTATGCTTGGGCGCGACTTCATTGATCAGAAGGTTGTCAATATATATTTCTCCTGAAGATAAGCGTTCCAGCCCGGCGATCATGCGCAGTGTTGTCGTCTTGCCGCATCCTGATGGTCCGAGCAGGATGATAAATTCTCCGTCATGGATGTCCAAAGTAAAATCCTGTACTGCTAATACGTTACCGAACGTTTTAGCAACATTATCGAGCCTGACCTCTGCCATAATGATTTCCTTAAATCTTGATGGATAGATTGTTTAAATGGTGGTTCCTTTATTTCTGCTACTTCCTGCCTCCGAGAGCAATTCCCCGTTGAAAATACTTCTGGTTGAGGAGGACAAAAAAGATCACTGGCAGTGTAATCAACACGGCAGCCGCGGAAAGAGGTCCAAAATCAAGGCTGTCATCCACTAAAAAACTGTAAACCAGTACCGGCAGGGTCTTTGTCTTGGCCCCGGACAAGACAAGAGGGAAAATAAAGATATTCCAGACGAACATGAAGCCCAGCGTGGTGATGGTGATGACCCCTCCCTTGACCAAAGGAATAACAATTCGTACAAAAGTCCCAGTGTTGGAACAGCCGTCCAGCCAGGCCGCCTCTTCCACTTCCACGGGAACGTCCTCAAAGAAGCCGAGC of the Deltaproteobacteria bacterium genome contains:
- the ugpC gene encoding sn-glycerol-3-phosphate ABC transporter ATP-binding protein UgpC, which encodes MAEVRLDNVAKTFGNVLAVQDFTLDIHDGEFIILLGPSGCGKTTTLRMIAGLERLSSGEIYIDNLLINEVAPKHRDIAMVFQNYALYPHMDVYGNMAFCLKLRKFSKEDIHQIIKRTADLLGIGELMERKPNELSGGQRQRVALGRAIVRDPKVFLFDEPLSNLDAKLRITMRAELLDLHQRLQTTAIYVTHDQLEAMTMGDRIVVMNEGFILQVDTPQNVYDHPVNKYVAGFIGSPSMNFVECTVTQNEGNLYATSKDMNLKIPADKVGELKKYINKEVILGLRPEHIIDTRSLPRHDPETSFKAFVWVVEPLGSEQLVHIRLEGGDTLIARLDPHVVLQAGGQAEFTARMESAHLFDRETEKTLL